From the Gallaecimonas mangrovi genome, one window contains:
- a CDS encoding DUF2802 domain-containing protein, which yields METVTSSLEALLLLLLVAVIALMYRRQSLLAARVNDLEQQLQKRENQLHEIHSGALGMGQRLLSLAADVERLQGTHDELKSIDPQGKLYSRAAKMVALGADIEELMRECELPRAEAELLFNLHKKP from the coding sequence ATGGAGACTGTCACTTCATCCCTTGAAGCCCTCTTGCTGTTGTTGCTGGTTGCGGTTATTGCCCTGATGTATCGTCGCCAGTCTTTACTTGCTGCGCGGGTTAATGACCTAGAGCAGCAGCTGCAAAAACGCGAGAATCAGCTTCATGAGATCCATTCTGGTGCCCTAGGGATGGGGCAACGCTTGTTAAGCCTGGCTGCCGACGTTGAAAGACTGCAAGGCACGCATGATGAGCTTAAAAGCATTGACCCTCAAGGTAAGCTATACAGCCGGGCCGCTAAAATGGTGGCGCTAGGGGCCGATATTGAAGAGCTGATGCGCGAATGTGAATTGCCCCGCGCCGAAGCCGAACTGCTGTTTAACCTTCATAAAAAACCTTAA
- a CDS encoding ParA family protein has translation MNIWTVANQKGGVGKTTTTVTLGALLAARGEPVLLIDMDPHASLTSYFNRTPEALEATLFDLMSNAQLTPALIDKATIEVGQNLYMWPAAMELATLDRQLGSREGLGLLLKQLLDKLDGLYAHVLIDCPPVLGVLMVNALAACQRVLVPVQTEFLAIKGLERMLRTLSMMEKSLKGQRQVTIVPTMFDKRTRASIDAIRELRQEYSEQVWPGMVPVDTRFRDASREHVPLPVMAPLARGVQAYEKLLEMLLPVEVSA, from the coding sequence GTGAATATCTGGACAGTTGCAAACCAGAAGGGTGGTGTTGGTAAAACCACCACTACTGTTACCCTTGGCGCACTTTTGGCCGCCAGAGGTGAGCCGGTGCTGCTTATAGACATGGATCCCCATGCCTCTTTGACCAGCTATTTCAATCGCACCCCCGAAGCGCTGGAAGCAACGCTGTTTGATTTGATGTCCAATGCCCAGTTAACGCCTGCACTGATTGATAAAGCCACCATTGAGGTCGGGCAGAATCTCTATATGTGGCCTGCCGCCATGGAGCTGGCCACCCTTGACAGACAATTGGGCAGCCGGGAAGGCCTTGGCCTGTTGCTTAAACAGTTATTGGATAAGCTCGACGGCCTATATGCCCATGTGCTTATTGACTGCCCGCCAGTATTAGGTGTGTTGATGGTAAATGCCCTAGCGGCTTGTCAGCGCGTACTGGTTCCCGTACAAACCGAATTTTTGGCTATTAAGGGCTTGGAGCGGATGCTCAGAACCCTATCGATGATGGAAAAATCCCTCAAAGGCCAGCGCCAGGTCACCATAGTGCCTACCATGTTCGACAAACGTACCCGTGCTTCCATTGATGCTATTCGTGAGCTGCGCCAAGAATATAGTGAGCAGGTCTGGCCGGGTATGGTACCGGTGGATACCCGTTTTCGTGATGCCAGCCGTGAGCATGTGCCTTTACCGGTGATGGCACCTTTAGCACGTGGCGTCCAAGCTTATGAAAAGTTGCTTGAAATGTTGCTGCCGGTGGAGGTGAGCGCATGA
- a CDS encoding chemotaxis protein CheW, producing MSLMDDYFAALLAEPAPKAKADPQPEPAPKAEPKPAKPYAERPAPASDDKEALNKLLAQVRAAQQEIAPPKVEAPVAAPKIEAKVEAPIAPPKVEVEVKTEVQTPAPVAKSINAEPPAPVAPDDDVVREGDFQVLLFDVSGLELAVPLDKLGGIHQVTEISPLFGKPDWFKGLMLHRDQKMRVVDTARWVMPDKIKHQENEEHYRYLVMLGDSPWGLACDSLVRTERIDGSSVRWRQGGSKRPWLAGMVKEKMCALLDVDALLGMLDKGLGGLDLEDKKGKA from the coding sequence ATGAGCTTAATGGACGACTACTTTGCTGCTCTGTTGGCAGAACCTGCCCCTAAGGCCAAAGCGGACCCCCAGCCTGAGCCAGCGCCTAAGGCTGAGCCAAAACCGGCTAAGCCCTATGCCGAACGTCCAGCGCCTGCCAGCGATGATAAAGAAGCATTAAACAAACTGTTGGCACAAGTTAGGGCAGCCCAACAGGAAATTGCGCCGCCTAAAGTTGAAGCGCCAGTTGCCGCCCCGAAAATTGAGGCTAAGGTTGAGGCACCTATTGCGCCGCCTAAGGTTGAAGTTGAGGTTAAAACCGAAGTTCAAACGCCGGCGCCGGTAGCCAAGTCGATAAATGCCGAGCCGCCTGCGCCGGTGGCTCCTGACGACGATGTCGTCCGTGAGGGTGATTTTCAGGTATTACTGTTCGATGTGTCCGGACTTGAATTAGCGGTGCCACTGGATAAGCTTGGTGGAATTCACCAAGTTACCGAAATTAGTCCATTATTTGGTAAGCCTGATTGGTTTAAAGGGCTAATGTTGCATCGTGACCAAAAAATGCGGGTTGTGGATACGGCACGCTGGGTGATGCCTGATAAAATTAAACATCAAGAAAATGAAGAACATTACCGATATCTAGTGATGTTAGGTGACAGTCCTTGGGGGCTAGCCTGTGATAGTTTGGTCCGCACCGAACGGATTGACGGTAGTTCGGTTCGTTGGCGCCAGGGCGGGAGTAAGCGTCCATGGCTTGCGGGCATGGTAAAAGAAAAAATGTGTGCCTTGCTTGACGTGGATGCCCTGCTGGGCATGCTCGACAAAGGCCTTGGCGGTCTGGATCTGGAAGATAAGAAGGGTAAAGCATGA
- a CDS encoding chemotaxis protein CheW codes for MSNKQKLSKVAEANDEVLQWVTFQLDNETYGINVMQVQEVLRYSEIAPVPGAPDYVLGIINLRGNVVTVIDTRARFGLASSEVSDQSRIVIIEAEKEVIGILVDAVAEVVYLKRSEIEVAPNVGTEESAKFIQGVSNRDGELLILVDLNKMLTDEEWEEIMNL; via the coding sequence ATGAGCAATAAGCAAAAGCTATCGAAAGTGGCTGAGGCCAACGATGAAGTCCTGCAGTGGGTTACCTTCCAGCTTGATAACGAAACCTATGGCATCAATGTGATGCAGGTTCAGGAAGTGCTGCGTTACAGCGAAATTGCCCCGGTACCGGGTGCTCCAGACTATGTGCTGGGGATCATTAACCTGCGTGGCAACGTGGTAACCGTTATAGATACCAGAGCGCGCTTTGGTCTGGCATCTTCTGAGGTGAGCGATCAGTCACGTATCGTGATCATCGAGGCCGAAAAAGAAGTGATTGGTATCTTGGTTGATGCAGTTGCTGAAGTTGTTTACCTCAAACGCTCTGAAATCGAAGTGGCGCCGAACGTGGGTACTGAAGAAAGTGCCAAATTTATTCAAGGCGTGTCTAACCGCGATGGCGAGCTGCTCATTCTGGTGGATCTCAATAAGATGCTCACCGATGAGGAATGGGAAGAGATAATGAATCTGTGA
- a CDS encoding flagellar hook-length control protein FliK, whose product MKVPHNLPAAAILAGNQVTPPKAQAMSPRPPIAPAEMARLAIGLTLPSPSGAALTQELPSQLLSQLPQLLTSLLMPQKSQFMPVRQWLLAAVGARLQQGKFPLPAPLAQFLDALSDDQKKLLSDGLGRLEQAQVQSRQDTLFWALPLPFVDDWLEMAWPKTKQEQDKQKQPMVLTLLFPIPNLGRLLVKAGVNEVRFYADSERLKARVDETLPRLASRLADLDLTPSLMSFQGKVPKKLIPPVGGINEMV is encoded by the coding sequence ATGAAAGTACCCCATAATCTTCCTGCGGCGGCAATATTAGCAGGCAACCAAGTTACCCCGCCCAAGGCACAGGCGATGAGCCCAAGGCCACCTATTGCACCGGCAGAAATGGCGAGGCTGGCGATTGGCTTGACTTTACCGAGCCCGAGCGGCGCGGCGTTAACCCAAGAACTCCCCAGCCAACTATTAAGCCAGCTACCCCAGTTACTGACCAGTTTGCTTATGCCGCAAAAAAGTCAATTCATGCCGGTACGTCAATGGCTACTGGCCGCTGTCGGTGCTCGCCTGCAACAAGGTAAATTCCCTTTACCCGCGCCATTAGCACAGTTTCTTGATGCATTAAGCGATGACCAAAAGAAATTACTTTCAGACGGCCTCGGCCGTCTAGAGCAGGCACAGGTACAATCAAGACAGGATACCTTGTTCTGGGCACTGCCCCTACCCTTTGTCGACGACTGGTTGGAAATGGCCTGGCCAAAAACGAAACAAGAACAAGACAAGCAGAAACAACCGATGGTACTAACGCTGTTGTTTCCCATTCCTAACCTTGGCCGCCTCCTTGTCAAAGCGGGTGTCAATGAGGTGCGCTTTTATGCAGATTCAGAGCGCCTTAAAGCCCGCGTCGATGAAACCCTGCCGCGCCTTGCCTCACGGCTTGCCGACTTAGACTTAACCCCAAGCCTGATGAGCTTTCAAGGTAAGGTTCCCAAAAAACTCATTCCCCCGGTTGGGGGCATCAACGAAATGGTTTAA
- the ccmA gene encoding cytochrome c biogenesis heme-transporting ATPase CcmA encodes MIFVNNLSCVREERQLFEDLSFTLATTELVQVEGPNGVGKSTLLAIVAGIGARASGEIHYQGQPIDRVKKHYHEDLLFIGHQSGINTVLTPLENLAFYTKMQPCHDIDHWDVLEKVGLLGFEDVPVDQLSAGQQRRVALTRLWLSKARLWILDEPFTAIDKAGVTLLENKLQQHCQQGGAALITTHQDLNIPVTRRLVLEPVL; translated from the coding sequence ATTATTTTTGTTAATAATTTGTCTTGTGTCCGTGAGGAACGTCAGCTTTTTGAAGACCTTTCCTTTACCTTAGCGACCACCGAGCTGGTACAAGTTGAGGGCCCGAATGGTGTTGGCAAGAGCACCCTATTGGCAATTGTGGCCGGTATTGGCGCTCGTGCCAGTGGTGAAATCCATTATCAGGGCCAGCCTATCGACCGCGTAAAAAAACACTACCACGAAGATCTGCTGTTTATTGGCCATCAAAGTGGCATCAATACAGTATTAACGCCACTGGAAAACCTGGCGTTTTATACCAAGATGCAGCCTTGCCATGATATTGATCACTGGGACGTGTTGGAAAAGGTCGGCTTGTTGGGGTTTGAAGATGTACCGGTTGACCAGCTTTCCGCTGGCCAGCAGCGCCGTGTCGCCCTGACCAGGCTCTGGCTAAGTAAAGCCCGCTTGTGGATTTTGGATGAACCCTTCACCGCTATTGATAAAGCCGGCGTAACACTGCTTGAAAACAAACTTCAGCAGCACTGCCAACAGGGTGGTGCTGCGCTTATTACCACTCACCAAGATCTCAATATTCCGGTAACCCGGCGTTTGGTGCTGGAGCCGGTGTTATGA
- the ccmB gene encoding heme exporter protein CcmB, which translates to MRQIFFALIQRDLAIAFRKKADILNPLIFYVLVITLFPLGLGPEPKLLAQVAPGIIWVAVLLSALLSFERLFRDDLADGSLQQMMLTPLPLPWVALAKVISHWLLTALPLMLLSPLAAILLSLSWQGWLALLLTLLAGTPALSLVGAVGVALTVGLKRGGILLSLLVLPLYIPVLIFAVGAMEAANLDFGYTGQLALLGAFSLGALTLCPFAIAAALRISING; encoded by the coding sequence ATGAGGCAGATTTTTTTCGCACTTATTCAACGGGACTTGGCCATTGCCTTTCGTAAAAAGGCTGACATTCTCAATCCGCTTATTTTTTATGTGCTGGTGATCACCTTATTTCCGTTGGGATTGGGCCCAGAGCCCAAACTTTTAGCACAAGTCGCACCGGGGATCATTTGGGTGGCGGTGTTGCTCAGTGCCTTGTTGTCTTTTGAGCGGCTTTTTCGTGACGATTTAGCCGACGGTAGCTTGCAACAGATGATGCTAACGCCGCTACCGTTGCCCTGGGTGGCGCTGGCGAAAGTGATTAGTCATTGGTTATTGACGGCACTACCGTTAATGTTGCTATCACCTTTGGCGGCCATCTTACTTTCCCTTAGCTGGCAAGGATGGCTGGCTTTATTGCTAACACTATTGGCCGGAACCCCGGCGCTCAGCCTTGTTGGCGCCGTTGGTGTGGCATTAACGGTTGGTCTCAAGCGCGGTGGTATTCTGCTTAGCCTATTGGTGTTGCCGCTTTATATTCCGGTACTTATTTTTGCCGTCGGTGCCATGGAGGCGGCCAATCTTGATTTTGGATACACTGGGCAATTGGCGTTGCTAGGGGCCTTCAGTCTCGGGGCGCTAACGCTCTGTCCTTTTGCGATTGCTGCCGCCTTGCGTATCAGTATTAACGGATAG
- a CDS encoding EscU/YscU/HrcU family type III secretion system export apparatus switch protein — MMTDEKQQSAVGLSYDGKSPPKLDFKISGDQARALIEKAQEQGLLLHEDPALLATLMRLEEGDAIAPQLYQIVAELIAYAWLLMGKEPEYWRTPAGGIRAKG, encoded by the coding sequence ATGATGACAGATGAAAAACAGCAAAGCGCAGTGGGCCTTTCTTACGACGGCAAAAGCCCGCCCAAGCTGGATTTTAAAATCAGCGGTGACCAAGCCAGGGCCTTGATTGAAAAAGCCCAGGAACAGGGATTGCTGCTTCATGAAGATCCAGCACTGTTAGCCACCTTGATGCGTTTAGAGGAAGGCGATGCTATTGCGCCACAGCTCTACCAGATTGTGGCGGAGCTTATCGCCTATGCTTGGTTGCTGATGGGGAAAGAACCCGAGTATTGGCGCACACCCGCAGGCGGCATTCGCGCCAAGGGTTAA